In the genome of Negativicutes bacterium, one region contains:
- a CDS encoding zinc dependent phospholipase C family protein: protein MASSMMHLYAGRKVSMNWLPPQNKAQFYLGCIVPDSVNLQGFASKEKRWAAHFRHADLQIWAEQAARFYENSSGDEDPDFLLGYVVHVFTDIAWDAGAHNYVWRAMPKLQLPAVSELGAGWDDCFRFDHQQLKAAWWLQEVRPLLKTAAVKPINGLSKEWMEAFRQQIIAGGTERDNRLCNPPALVTDLLVDQLARQTEQLCRKMIRRSRLPASGASGDCRAAEGAGLPPAKTTGR from the coding sequence GTGGCGAGTTCCATGATGCATCTGTATGCCGGCCGGAAAGTAAGCATGAATTGGCTGCCGCCGCAAAACAAAGCGCAGTTCTATCTCGGCTGTATTGTGCCGGACAGCGTCAATCTGCAAGGTTTCGCCAGTAAAGAAAAACGCTGGGCCGCTCATTTCCGCCATGCCGACCTGCAAATTTGGGCGGAGCAGGCGGCGCGCTTTTATGAAAACAGCAGCGGCGATGAGGACCCGGATTTTCTGCTGGGTTATGTCGTGCATGTTTTCACCGATATTGCCTGGGATGCCGGTGCTCATAATTATGTCTGGCGGGCCATGCCGAAACTGCAGTTGCCGGCGGTCAGCGAGTTGGGCGCCGGTTGGGACGATTGTTTTCGGTTTGACCATCAGCAGCTAAAGGCTGCCTGGTGGCTGCAGGAAGTGCGGCCGCTGCTGAAAACAGCGGCGGTAAAACCAATCAACGGCCTGAGCAAAGAATGGATGGAAGCTTTTCGGCAGCAAATCATCGCCGGCGGGACCGAGCGGGACAACAGGCTCTGCAACCCGCCGGCCTTGGTAACGGACTTGTTGGTGGATCAACTGGCAAGACAGACAGAACAGCTCTGCCGTAAGATGATCCGTCGCTCCCGGCTCCCGGCATCCGGTGCGTCGGGCGATTGCAGAGCAGCTGAAGGAGCCGGATTGCCGCCGGCGAAAACAACCGGTCGGTGA
- a CDS encoding inorganic diphosphatase produces MPNIWHDMNPARINSTDFTAVIEISKGSKKKYELDKTTGMIVLDRILFTSTHYPANYGFIPLTYGDDNDPLDVLVLCSEALDPLVLVRCYPIGVVDMIDEGAHDEKIIAIPFGDPGNNSYHDISDLPDHIFKEMLHFFSVYKDLEGKSTVADRVYGREEAEKVIARAIINYQTHYLKGK; encoded by the coding sequence ATGCCTAATATCTGGCACGATATGAACCCAGCCCGTATCAATTCCACCGATTTCACCGCTGTGATCGAAATTTCCAAAGGCAGCAAAAAAAAATATGAGTTGGACAAAACGACCGGCATGATTGTTCTGGATCGAATTCTCTTCACCTCTACCCATTACCCCGCCAATTATGGCTTCATCCCGCTCACTTATGGCGATGACAATGATCCTTTGGATGTGTTGGTCCTCTGTTCGGAGGCACTGGACCCCTTGGTCTTGGTGCGCTGCTATCCCATCGGTGTGGTGGATATGATCGATGAAGGAGCGCATGACGAAAAAATCATCGCCATTCCCTTTGGCGACCCGGGCAATAATTCCTATCACGACATCTCCGATCTGCCTGATCATATCTTTAAGGAAATGCTGCATTTTTTCAGCGTCTATAAAGATCTGGAAGGGAAATCGACGGTCGCCGATCGGGTATACGGTCGGGAAGAAGCCGAAAAAGTCATCGCCCGCGCGATCATCAACTATCAAACCCACTATTTAAAAGGCAAATAA
- a CDS encoding Nif3-like dinuclear metal center hexameric protein, with protein sequence MSMEAQKLYALLEEEFKPSECTEVFPKIGLQYHHCDEVQRVYTANFASPEVFEQLIALDARACLLFTHHPAPQRKLASDPPAVIPEQYLEELAKRQISLFSYHIPLDRNGRWSPGNNLAKAIAAAPYDEFYFQNGVLMGALCNSGYTLVDQLTQALRTALNHQVKCYAYGESALQNGRLAIMAGGAKNTEIYRELHEKGINAFITGVTNAEYPWVADLHQQAKEYRINLIGGTHYSTEKFAPMVMCHYFSALGLPSLFLPETPQLQEM encoded by the coding sequence ATGAGTATGGAAGCCCAAAAGCTCTATGCCTTGCTGGAAGAAGAATTTAAACCATCCGAATGCACCGAAGTATTTCCCAAAATCGGGCTGCAGTATCATCACTGTGACGAAGTGCAGCGGGTTTACACCGCAAACTTCGCCAGTCCGGAAGTTTTCGAACAATTGATTGCTTTGGATGCCAGAGCATGTCTGTTGTTTACCCATCACCCTGCACCGCAGCGGAAACTTGCTTCCGATCCGCCGGCTGTGATCCCTGAGCAATATCTTGAGGAATTGGCGAAACGTCAGATCAGCCTGTTTTCTTATCATATTCCCTTGGACCGCAACGGCCGCTGGTCTCCGGGCAACAATTTGGCTAAGGCAATCGCTGCTGCGCCATATGATGAGTTTTATTTCCAAAATGGTGTGCTGATGGGAGCACTATGCAATTCCGGCTATACTCTGGTTGATCAATTGACGCAAGCGCTGCGAACTGCGCTGAATCATCAAGTCAAATGTTATGCCTACGGTGAGTCAGCTCTGCAAAACGGACGTCTGGCCATCATGGCAGGCGGCGCTAAAAATACGGAGATTTATCGCGAGCTTCATGAGAAGGGGATTAACGCTTTTATTACTGGGGTAACCAATGCAGAGTATCCTTGGGTAGCAGATCTGCATCAGCAGGCGAAAGAGTATCGGATCAATTTGATCGGCGGTACGCATTATTCCACCGAAAAATTCGCACCTATGGTGATGTGTCATTATTTTTCTGCTTTGGGTTTACCCTCACTATTCTTGCCGGAAACTCCGCAGCTGCAGGAAATGTAA
- a CDS encoding nitroreductase family protein, which translates to MIQINSELCNGCGLCRGDCFAGCITMINGKAAAAESGCMQCGHCVALCPQQAIVNTNYPTADLETYQADTFAVNPQNLLHLMKYRRSIRQFKPDAIAHNVLEQLVQAGRFAPTGSNRQDVSLTIVEEKLAELKPLIWQTIRKTLQDAEKPSAFLQKLLKAYDEDGQDGLFFTAPAVMVITAHSTVNGSLAAAYIELLANALNLGVLYSGFISAALRNNKEARALLDLAGKPIVICLVLGYPNVTYRRTAPRKAADVVWK; encoded by the coding sequence ATGATTCAGATCAATTCGGAACTCTGCAACGGCTGCGGCCTTTGCAGAGGCGATTGCTTTGCCGGCTGTATTACCATGATCAATGGAAAAGCGGCGGCAGCCGAAAGCGGTTGTATGCAGTGCGGCCATTGCGTCGCGCTTTGCCCACAGCAGGCAATTGTCAACACCAATTACCCCACCGCTGACCTGGAAACATACCAAGCGGACACCTTTGCGGTAAATCCGCAAAATTTGCTGCATCTGATGAAATATCGACGCAGTATTCGTCAATTTAAGCCGGATGCTATCGCGCATAACGTGCTGGAACAGCTGGTCCAGGCCGGACGTTTTGCTCCCACCGGCAGTAACCGGCAGGATGTCAGTCTGACCATCGTAGAGGAAAAATTAGCGGAGCTGAAGCCGCTGATCTGGCAGACCATCCGCAAAACTCTGCAAGATGCGGAGAAACCCAGCGCGTTTTTGCAGAAACTTTTAAAAGCGTATGACGAAGACGGGCAGGACGGCTTATTCTTTACAGCGCCCGCCGTCATGGTAATTACGGCCCATTCCACCGTCAACGGCAGTTTGGCCGCCGCCTATATCGAGCTGCTGGCCAATGCCCTCAACCTGGGCGTGCTCTATAGTGGTTTTATCTCTGCCGCTCTGCGCAACAACAAGGAAGCGCGCGCCTTGCTGGATCTCGCCGGGAAACCGATTGTCATCTGTCTTGTCTTGGGTTATCCGAATGTCACCTACCGGCGCACGGCGCCGCGCAAAGCAGCGGATGTTGTCTGGAAATAA
- a CDS encoding DNA-3-methyladenine glycosylase I, whose protein sequence is MLNPPRCPWAVDPWSVAYHDREWGIPCHEDRLLFELLILEGFQAGLSWLTILKKRPAFREAFDRFQPEKVAAYSPEKCRELTENSGIVRNKRKIAAAVTNAQAFLQIQEEYGSFDAFIWSFTNGKPILNNWQLQAEVPATSALSDKVSAEFKKRGFKFVGSTIIYSYLGAIGVINDHLAGCPFNPVFQQTCCK, encoded by the coding sequence ATGTTAAACCCACCGCGCTGTCCCTGGGCCGTCGATCCCTGGTCGGTTGCTTATCACGACAGAGAATGGGGCATCCCCTGTCATGAGGACCGTTTGTTATTTGAACTGCTCATTTTGGAAGGTTTCCAGGCAGGATTAAGCTGGCTGACGATTTTAAAAAAACGCCCCGCCTTTCGGGAAGCCTTTGATCGCTTTCAACCGGAAAAAGTTGCTGCTTATTCCCCGGAAAAATGCCGGGAGTTAACAGAAAACAGCGGTATTGTCCGCAACAAACGCAAGATCGCTGCCGCGGTTACGAATGCCCAGGCTTTTCTGCAAATTCAAGAAGAATATGGCAGTTTTGATGCCTTTATCTGGTCTTTTACTAATGGCAAGCCCATACTGAACAATTGGCAGCTGCAAGCCGAAGTACCGGCAACCTCTGCGCTTTCGGACAAAGTCAGCGCCGAATTCAAAAAACGCGGATTTAAATTTGTTGGCAGCACCATCATCTATTCTTATTTGGGAGCGATCGGTGTGATCAACGACCATCTGGCCGGCTGTCCGTTCAATCCCGTTTTTCAACAAACCTGTTGCAAATAA
- a CDS encoding M56 family metallopeptidase has translation MIESIFANLIEITVAVSIVIAFLLLLSRFWDRNYTVKWRYWLWLALAIRLLIPLNLTLPDPPLQLAAPEFSMPMTAANTPVVVANTESGQAKQQQTTTAATEAAVKPSAHPLAFLTKLSSQQLLILCWLAGSVIFLSWQLFSYYSYRKSLRPWCLEIKNPEILRIYQSVCNELAIKTAIPLLSCKRITSPVVIGFWRPLLLLPDCGLPEVQTEMVLRHELIHVKRRDILYKALLLLVRAVHWFNPFVHLMALEANKDIELSCDASVVANRDLIYRKKYSETLLAAAQRGSSAKAEFSTNFGGGKQMLKQRLTNLFDFRYKSKGIPALILLIMLLGVVGVCISCTPNAAALRYESRVLGFTLTFPREWSDRYLIQEEENGIAVYSKKVYQQYQGMGRLFTLSRTVGELITEADVEQEPVRMQIALQGNGYTYLTRMPSDLQCPPDEQALVTEYEALSAKVSQVGAWMALLGNQRPEAENEGYQVVGTSYFTLEIPESWQLQRVEEMPQNWQLLDAQAKNIGTVRQVLYQTEGPVDSTFLEADLLQQDNYREFKITLTRNDENQKILTKMKDSFVFTGGPFNVLDLQYNALQYLARDGQKSFGKIVGLIQENGKATAVQVNVMEFLIDETAPNGYQIRDLQRSETYSLEFGVPIVPLVAPNYNTYGTYELPILDQSFVEKYTNYKDYYYDFILASDGQLKIILAHYVP, from the coding sequence ATGATCGAAAGCATTTTTGCGAATTTGATCGAGATCACAGTGGCCGTTTCTATTGTGATTGCATTTTTACTCTTACTGTCTCGTTTTTGGGATCGGAATTATACGGTGAAATGGCGCTATTGGCTCTGGCTGGCTTTGGCGATTCGTTTGCTGATCCCACTGAACCTGACGCTGCCCGACCCCCCTCTGCAGCTTGCTGCCCCTGAATTCTCCATGCCCATGACTGCAGCCAATACTCCGGTAGTAGTGGCGAATACGGAAAGCGGCCAAGCAAAGCAGCAACAAACGACAACTGCTGCCACAGAAGCCGCAGTGAAACCTTCGGCGCATCCGTTGGCTTTCTTAACCAAGCTGTCTTCGCAGCAGCTGCTGATCCTGTGCTGGCTGGCCGGCAGTGTAATTTTCTTGAGCTGGCAATTGTTCTCCTATTATTCTTATCGTAAAAGTTTGAGACCTTGGTGTCTGGAAATCAAAAATCCGGAGATTCTGCGGATTTATCAGAGCGTATGCAATGAACTGGCCATCAAAACAGCGATACCGCTCTTATCCTGTAAGAGAATCACCAGTCCCGTGGTAATCGGCTTTTGGCGGCCGCTGCTTTTGCTGCCGGATTGCGGGTTGCCAGAAGTGCAGACGGAGATGGTTCTGCGTCATGAACTGATTCATGTCAAACGCCGCGATATTCTTTATAAAGCATTGCTTTTATTGGTCAGAGCGGTGCATTGGTTTAATCCTTTCGTCCATCTGATGGCGCTGGAAGCCAATAAAGACATTGAATTGTCCTGTGACGCCAGTGTGGTGGCAAATCGGGATCTCATTTACCGTAAAAAATACAGCGAAACGCTCCTGGCTGCAGCACAAAGAGGCAGTAGTGCGAAAGCAGAATTTTCTACGAATTTTGGCGGAGGAAAGCAAATGCTGAAGCAAAGATTAACCAATCTTTTTGATTTTCGTTACAAGAGCAAAGGAATTCCGGCGCTGATCCTGCTGATTATGCTGCTTGGTGTAGTCGGTGTCTGTATCAGCTGCACACCGAATGCGGCCGCTTTACGCTATGAAAGCAGAGTACTCGGATTTACGCTCACCTTTCCCAGAGAGTGGTCTGATCGGTATCTCATTCAGGAGGAAGAGAATGGCATTGCCGTTTACAGTAAAAAGGTTTATCAGCAATACCAAGGCATGGGCCGGCTCTTTACCCTCAGCAGAACTGTGGGAGAGTTGATTACAGAGGCAGATGTAGAGCAGGAGCCTGTTCGGATGCAGATTGCGCTGCAGGGCAACGGTTATACTTATCTCACCCGTATGCCGTCGGATCTGCAGTGCCCACCGGATGAGCAAGCACTCGTTACCGAGTATGAAGCCTTGTCTGCCAAGGTAAGTCAGGTGGGTGCCTGGATGGCTTTGTTGGGTAATCAAAGACCCGAAGCGGAGAATGAGGGGTATCAGGTAGTGGGAACCAGCTATTTCACCCTGGAGATACCCGAGAGTTGGCAATTGCAGAGGGTGGAGGAAATGCCTCAGAATTGGCAGCTGCTGGACGCACAGGCAAAAAACATCGGTACTGTCCGGCAGGTGCTGTATCAGACAGAGGGACCGGTTGATTCGACCTTTCTTGAGGCAGATTTACTGCAGCAAGACAATTACCGTGAGTTTAAAATTACATTGACCCGAAATGATGAGAATCAGAAGATCCTGACAAAAATGAAAGACAGCTTTGTTTTTACCGGTGGACCTTTTAACGTCTTGGATTTACAGTATAATGCGCTGCAATATCTGGCACGGGATGGGCAGAAAAGTTTCGGCAAAATCGTCGGTCTTATCCAAGAGAATGGCAAAGCAACAGCCGTCCAGGTAAATGTCATGGAATTTTTGATTGATGAAACAGCGCCAAATGGCTATCAAATCCGCGATTTGCAGCGGAGCGAGACCTACTCTCTCGAATTTGGCGTTCCTATCGTTCCGCTTGTGGCGCCAAATTACAACACATACGGCACGTATGAGCTGCCTATTCTGGATCAGAGCTTTGTTGAGAAGTATACAAATTACAAAGATTACTACTATGATTTTATTCTGGCCAGTGACGGGCAGTTGAAAATCATCCTGGCTCATTACGTACCATAA
- a CDS encoding BlaI/MecI/CopY family transcriptional regulator, with the protein MRKLSESELEIMLAIWSAPEAVKSSFVAERMKEKGWAKTTVLNFLARLVEKGFLACDCQGKSNLYTPLVKEEEYLKLENKRFLGMFYQNSVKNLVAGLYQNQEISSQDLEELKKFLAEKSKEV; encoded by the coding sequence TTGAGAAAATTATCAGAGAGCGAATTGGAAATTATGTTGGCCATTTGGAGTGCGCCGGAGGCAGTCAAATCCTCGTTTGTGGCGGAGCGTATGAAGGAAAAAGGCTGGGCCAAAACAACTGTTTTGAATTTCCTGGCCCGTCTGGTGGAGAAGGGATTTCTGGCTTGCGATTGCCAGGGAAAAAGTAATCTTTATACTCCTTTGGTCAAAGAAGAGGAGTATCTCAAGTTGGAAAACAAAAGATTTTTGGGCATGTTTTATCAAAATTCCGTTAAGAATCTGGTCGCAGGCTTATACCAGAATCAAGAAATCAGCAGTCAGGATCTGGAGGAACTGAAAAAGTTTTTAGCCGAGAAGTCGAAAGAGGTGTAA
- a CDS encoding class I SAM-dependent methyltransferase, translating into MTEKRENYTKINAKTWDHWAENSNIWTVPITHEEFLKAKSGEWGVYLTPCKTVPQDWFGQLNGAKLLGLASGGGQQMPIFASLGAECTLFDYSDRQLAADALFAQREGYALRIIKGDMSRPLPFADCSFDLVFHPVSNCYIEEVVPLWHECFRILKSGGVLLAGMDNGVNFLFEDDSQLPLTVTHQLPYNPLQMIEEDYERSLRNWNGVQFSHSLEEQIGGQLQAGFRLTHLYEDRDRQGQGLIREFMPQYLATRAIKP; encoded by the coding sequence ATGACGGAAAAACGAGAAAACTATACAAAAATCAATGCAAAAACCTGGGATCATTGGGCGGAAAACAGCAATATCTGGACGGTTCCCATCACGCATGAGGAGTTTTTAAAGGCAAAATCTGGTGAGTGGGGTGTTTATCTGACGCCCTGCAAAACGGTACCGCAGGATTGGTTTGGTCAATTGAACGGTGCGAAGCTGCTGGGTCTTGCCAGCGGCGGCGGTCAGCAAATGCCGATTTTTGCAAGTCTGGGCGCCGAGTGTACGTTGTTTGATTATTCCGACCGGCAGTTGGCGGCAGATGCGCTGTTTGCCCAACGGGAAGGGTATGCGCTGCGCATCATCAAAGGGGATATGAGTCGGCCGCTGCCGTTTGCCGACTGCAGCTTTGATCTGGTTTTCCATCCGGTTTCCAACTGCTATATCGAAGAAGTAGTTCCGCTCTGGCACGAATGCTTTCGTATCCTCAAAAGCGGCGGCGTTCTGTTGGCCGGGATGGATAATGGCGTAAATTTCCTGTTTGAAGATGACAGCCAATTACCCCTGACGGTAACGCATCAATTACCCTACAACCCTCTGCAGATGATCGAAGAGGATTACGAGCGCAGTCTGCGAAACTGGAACGGCGTCCAGTTCAGCCATTCTCTGGAAGAACAGATCGGCGGTCAGCTGCAGGCAGGATTCCGGCTCACCCATCTCTATGAAGACCGCGATCGGCAGGGACAGGGTTTGATCCGGGAGTTTATGCCGCAGTATCTTGCCACACGAGCCATCAAGCCGTAA